From the Chloroflexus aurantiacus J-10-fl genome, one window contains:
- a CDS encoding BlaI/MecI/CopY family transcriptional regulator, whose translation MAFNLRFRFSPTKDGLVKVLGPLETEIMQILWQEGSSTVKKVHRKLAQQRDIAYTTVMTTMSRLADKGVLNRERDGLAYVYTPVISEDEFVNLVVRQVLDGLLDDYSDTAISYMVDYLAKNNPAELRRLQREISQRLNGTK comes from the coding sequence ATGGCGTTCAACCTGCGTTTCCGCTTCAGCCCGACGAAAGATGGTCTGGTTAAGGTACTGGGTCCACTCGAGACAGAGATTATGCAAATCCTCTGGCAAGAGGGATCGAGTACAGTGAAAAAGGTACATCGGAAGCTGGCCCAACAGCGCGATATTGCGTACACAACCGTTATGACTACTATGAGTCGCCTGGCCGATAAGGGTGTCCTGAATCGTGAGCGCGACGGGCTGGCATACGTGTACACCCCGGTTATCTCTGAAGATGAATTTGTTAATTTGGTTGTACGACAGGTTCTGGATGGCCTACTTGATGATTATAGCGATACTGCCATTTCGTACATGGTTGATTATCTGGCAAAAAATAATCCTGCCGAATTGCGTCGCCTCCAGCGTGAGATTAGTCAGCGGTTAAACGGAACAAAGTAA
- a CDS encoding calcium/sodium antiporter: MVVVLFIAGIVLLVLGADLLVRGAASLAAGLGVSSLIIGLTVVAVGTSSPEIAVSLQAAFDGQGAITLGNIVGSNIANVMLILGVAAMFGSLPVDQQIFRRDLPIMIGASLLTFLLALDRTLSWVDGMIMLLALTGYGWIMWPRNSTHETLHHARTTQRHWRAIVLQLAMVVGGLVLLILGARWLVDGAVTFASWFGVSELIIGLTIVAVGTSLPEIATSVIAGLRGERDIAVGNVIGSNILNLLLVLSTTMILSPQPIAVPEATIWLDLPVMLGAAIICWPIFFTRRMVSQREGSLLLVYYLSYTLYLVLQATGSAGLSIYTTVVGLVLIPLTVALLVVRALRWLGEERRQRQLSMNASE; this comes from the coding sequence ATGGTTGTCGTTCTTTTCATCGCAGGCATTGTGCTGCTTGTATTGGGTGCCGATCTGCTGGTGCGCGGGGCAGCCAGTCTGGCTGCCGGCCTGGGTGTCTCTTCGCTGATTATTGGTCTGACCGTTGTTGCCGTTGGTACGAGTTCCCCGGAAATTGCCGTTAGCCTGCAAGCTGCGTTCGACGGCCAGGGCGCCATTACACTCGGCAACATCGTCGGGAGTAATATTGCCAATGTGATGCTCATTCTGGGTGTAGCGGCGATGTTTGGCTCACTGCCGGTTGATCAGCAAATTTTCCGCCGTGACCTGCCAATTATGATCGGCGCCTCTCTCCTGACCTTTTTGCTCGCCCTTGATCGCACGTTATCGTGGGTTGATGGGATGATTATGCTGCTGGCCTTGACAGGCTATGGATGGATTATGTGGCCGCGAAATAGCACTCACGAGACACTGCATCATGCTCGAACTACTCAACGGCACTGGCGTGCGATTGTTCTCCAACTGGCAATGGTCGTCGGCGGCCTGGTATTACTCATTCTGGGTGCGCGCTGGCTGGTCGATGGTGCAGTTACCTTTGCAAGCTGGTTTGGCGTGAGTGAGTTGATTATCGGGCTGACGATTGTCGCTGTTGGTACCTCACTCCCAGAGATTGCGACATCGGTGATCGCCGGTTTACGGGGTGAACGTGATATTGCGGTTGGGAATGTGATCGGGAGTAATATTCTCAATCTGCTCCTTGTTCTGAGTACGACGATGATCCTGTCACCACAACCGATTGCCGTGCCTGAAGCAACGATCTGGCTTGACCTACCGGTGATGCTTGGGGCAGCGATCATCTGTTGGCCGATTTTCTTTACCCGCCGGATGGTGTCGCAACGGGAAGGTAGTCTCTTACTGGTCTATTACCTGAGCTATACGCTGTATCTGGTTTTGCAGGCAACCGGCAGTGCCGGATTGTCGATCTATACTACAGTTGTAGGTCTGGTATTGATTCCTCTCACTGTCGCTCTGTTGGTTGTTCGAGCCTTGCGCTGGCTGGGGGAAGAGCGTCGCCAGCGTCAGCTTTCAATGAATGCTTCGGAGTAG
- a CDS encoding helix-turn-helix domain-containing protein codes for MSELGARLRRAREANGISLAQAAADTRILLQSLQALEEGAFERLPGDVVARGFIRNYAQYLGLSPDEMIELYRRERGATDKIRIVPATNPPRTRMYVLPSFFAIFFITLALVGLAYVGLSALGRIGERATPPAGIAPSPTIVPPSPLPTPSPPPTTVNLVATPTPSPVVLTPAISPTPEPEATQSAPIVVEVRVPNVRGNENSWVRVQVDGSTVFEAIMRAGDQRTFTAQRRVFIRAGNPTDVEVTVNGLQQGPLGTVPGQPVNWSWPPN; via the coding sequence ATGAGTGAGTTGGGCGCGCGTCTACGACGGGCGCGGGAAGCGAACGGCATTTCACTAGCTCAGGCAGCGGCTGACACCCGCATTCTTCTGCAATCGTTGCAAGCGCTAGAGGAAGGGGCGTTCGAGCGTTTGCCAGGAGATGTTGTTGCCCGTGGCTTTATTCGGAATTATGCCCAATACCTGGGGTTGTCCCCAGATGAGATGATTGAACTCTACCGGCGGGAACGTGGTGCTACCGACAAGATTCGGATTGTTCCGGCAACTAACCCTCCCCGCACGCGCATGTATGTGCTGCCCAGTTTTTTTGCCATCTTCTTTATAACCCTGGCGCTTGTCGGTCTGGCCTATGTCGGCCTCAGCGCTCTGGGTCGGATTGGCGAGCGTGCCACTCCTCCAGCCGGCATCGCTCCCTCACCGACAATTGTGCCCCCTTCACCGCTACCGACGCCTAGCCCACCACCGACCACAGTCAATCTCGTCGCTACGCCAACTCCTTCGCCCGTGGTGCTGACCCCGGCAATCTCACCTACTCCCGAACCGGAAGCAACTCAGTCCGCGCCAATTGTTGTTGAAGTACGGGTTCCCAATGTGCGTGGCAACGAGAATTCCTGGGTACGAGTACAGGTTGATGGGAGTACTGTCTTTGAGGCGATTATGCGTGCCGGTGATCAACGCACCTTTACAGCCCAGCGTCGCGTCTTTATTCGGGCTGGAAACCCTACCGATGTGGAAGTGACGGTTAATGGGCTGCAACAGGGACCACTCGGCACCGTGCCCGGCCAGCCGGTCAACTGGTCATGGCCACCAAATTAG
- a CDS encoding restriction endonuclease — translation MPIPDFQTIMLPMLRVMADGQEHSIQGLLDRLAETFSLSEEELRELLPSGKQTLFYNRVGWARTYLAKAGLLETTRRSYYRITARGQQVLQQNPSRIDIRFLEQFPEYLEFRRRPKLTIFEEKEQTPEEVLEDAYQEIRNNLAQELLKLVKQSPPAFFERLVVELLVNMGYGGSRRDAARAVGQVGDEGIDGIIDEDRLGLDTIYIQAKRWDNVVGRPEIQKFVGALMGKRARKGIFITTSTFSAEAINYVANIDTKIVLIDGKRLAELMIDYDVGVATVSTYQLKRVDSDYFGNG, via the coding sequence ATGCCAATTCCCGATTTCCAAACGATCATGCTGCCCATGCTACGGGTGATGGCCGATGGTCAAGAGCACTCGATCCAGGGTTTGTTGGATCGTCTTGCCGAGACATTTTCCCTAAGTGAAGAAGAGTTACGCGAATTGCTGCCGAGCGGTAAGCAAACCTTGTTTTACAATCGCGTCGGCTGGGCCAGAACGTATCTAGCCAAAGCAGGACTGCTCGAAACAACCCGACGCTCATACTACCGCATTACCGCTCGTGGTCAGCAAGTTCTGCAACAAAACCCTTCGCGAATTGATATAAGATTTCTGGAACAATTTCCCGAATATCTTGAGTTTCGGCGACGACCGAAATTAACAATCTTTGAAGAGAAAGAACAAACACCTGAAGAGGTTCTTGAAGATGCCTATCAAGAGATCAGAAATAACCTGGCTCAAGAATTGCTCAAACTGGTAAAGCAAAGCCCTCCGGCGTTTTTTGAACGACTTGTTGTCGAATTACTCGTGAACATGGGGTATGGTGGCTCGCGGCGTGATGCCGCACGGGCCGTTGGCCAGGTTGGAGATGAAGGAATCGATGGTATCATTGATGAAGATCGGCTGGGTCTTGATACGATTTATATTCAAGCAAAACGGTGGGATAACGTTGTTGGCCGCCCAGAAATTCAAAAATTTGTTGGCGCTTTGATGGGAAAGCGAGCAAGAAAAGGTATTTTCATTACAACTTCTACTTTCTCGGCTGAGGCTATTAATTATGTTGCAAATATTGATACGAAGATCGTCTTGATTGATGGAAAACGTTTAGCGGAGCTTATGATCGACTACGATGTAGGCGTGGCAACCGTCTCTACCTATCAACTCAAACGAGTTGACTCCGACTATTTTGGGAATGGATAA
- a CDS encoding polyprenyl synthetase family protein yields MTATPDVRYQIQAEMRAAFPVVEGRLSRFYAMQEYHLGWRNEDLTPADADPGKLIRPQLVLLACAAAGGDPQQALPLAAGIQLLHDFSLIHDDIEDDSAMRRGRRTLWHIWGLAHGINAGDAMFVIAHLAIHRLSERGLPAERVLSILRRFDEIILRICEGQYLDLSFEGDLSITPADYLTMIGGKTAALIAGAAELGARAAGADGETVAALADFGRAVGLAFQIEDDILGIWGAPEQTGKPFAADLYRRKVSLPVVHALTHSPERERLADLYRQPTLDEAAVMQAMAILDAAGSRAFCAAMANEHHQDAFKALDRLNPATAAAAAARNQLRSLTQRLIGRQA; encoded by the coding sequence ATGACAGCAACACCAGACGTTCGTTATCAAATTCAGGCGGAAATGCGTGCTGCATTTCCGGTGGTCGAAGGGCGGTTGAGCCGGTTTTACGCCATGCAGGAGTACCATCTCGGCTGGCGCAATGAGGATTTGACGCCGGCGGACGCCGATCCAGGCAAGTTGATCCGGCCACAGCTCGTATTACTGGCCTGTGCGGCTGCCGGTGGTGATCCGCAACAGGCGTTGCCGCTTGCCGCCGGTATTCAGTTATTGCACGACTTCTCGCTCATCCACGATGACATCGAAGATGACAGTGCTATGCGGCGTGGACGGCGCACACTGTGGCACATCTGGGGGCTGGCCCATGGCATCAATGCCGGCGATGCCATGTTTGTCATCGCTCATCTGGCTATTCACCGCCTGAGCGAACGCGGCTTGCCGGCAGAGCGGGTGTTATCGATTCTGCGTCGTTTCGATGAGATCATCCTCCGCATCTGCGAAGGGCAATACCTTGATCTCAGCTTTGAGGGCGATCTGAGTATTACTCCCGCTGATTACCTGACGATGATCGGTGGCAAAACTGCCGCTCTCATCGCCGGCGCTGCGGAACTCGGTGCCCGTGCCGCCGGCGCTGACGGAGAGACGGTGGCTGCACTGGCCGATTTTGGGCGAGCGGTTGGCCTGGCCTTCCAGATCGAAGACGATATTCTCGGTATCTGGGGTGCTCCCGAACAGACCGGTAAACCGTTCGCTGCCGATCTCTACCGCCGTAAAGTCAGTCTACCGGTTGTGCATGCGTTGACGCATAGCCCTGAACGCGAGCGTCTGGCTGACCTCTACCGCCAGCCCACACTCGACGAGGCTGCTGTGATGCAGGCGATGGCTATTCTCGATGCTGCCGGATCACGTGCCTTCTGCGCTGCAATGGCAAATGAACATCATCAGGACGCCTTCAAAGCCCTGGATCGCCTGAATCCGGCTACCGCGGCGGCAGCCGCAGCCCGTAATCAGTTACGTTCACTGACGCAACGTCTGATTGGGCGGCAGGCGTAG
- a CDS encoding YajQ family cyclic di-GMP-binding protein, producing the protein MPAENSFDIVSDFDQQELVNAVDQTLREVQTRYDLKDAGVTITLTKTELIIEADSEMSLRSVRDVLETKALRRKLSLKIFDYGKPTDASGGRVRQVVTLRRGIDSELAKKLSKMIRDRFPKVQPRIQGDSLRVAGKSRDELQAVIAFLREREGEIPVPLQMTNYR; encoded by the coding sequence ATGCCCGCCGAAAATAGCTTTGATATTGTGTCAGATTTCGATCAACAAGAACTGGTGAACGCGGTTGACCAAACCCTGCGTGAAGTTCAAACACGATACGATCTGAAAGATGCTGGTGTAACAATCACCCTGACGAAAACAGAGCTGATCATTGAAGCTGACAGCGAGATGAGCCTGCGGAGTGTGCGTGATGTGCTGGAGACAAAAGCGCTGCGCCGCAAGCTGTCACTTAAAATCTTTGACTACGGCAAACCTACCGATGCCAGTGGTGGGCGGGTACGTCAGGTGGTGACGCTACGCCGTGGCATCGATAGTGAGCTGGCAAAGAAATTGAGCAAGATGATCCGGGATCGCTTTCCCAAAGTGCAGCCCCGCATTCAGGGTGATTCACTGCGCGTCGCCGGGAAGAGCCGTGATGAATTACAGGCGGTAATCGCATTTCTCCGCGAACGCGAAGGCGAGATTCCAGTACCTTTGCAGATGACCAATTATCGCTAA
- a CDS encoding RNA recognition motif domain-containing protein: protein MYVKLFVGNLAWSVDDATLEAFFQDYGDVRSARVINDRETGRSRGFGFVEMEVADVATVISQTNGRPINGREIRVNEAEDKGSRGPRSGGDRGGFGGRRY from the coding sequence ATGTACGTGAAGCTTTTTGTCGGTAATTTGGCCTGGAGCGTTGATGATGCAACGCTAGAGGCCTTCTTTCAGGACTACGGCGATGTACGTAGCGCACGGGTGATTAACGATCGCGAGACTGGTCGTTCACGTGGATTCGGCTTTGTCGAAATGGAAGTCGCTGATGTAGCGACTGTGATCAGCCAGACGAACGGTCGTCCGATCAACGGGCGTGAAATTCGAGTCAATGAAGCCGAGGACAAGGGTTCCCGCGGCCCTCGTTCCGGCGGTGATCGCGGCGGCTTCGGCGGTCGGCGTTACTAA
- a CDS encoding amidohydrolase, with protein MYDLLVQRADVLQIANGVPSVLPQHDIAITDRRIVAIAPDISPGLARETLAADGLLAIPGLINSHSHTAMSLFRGVAEDVPIEEWFNGIIWPLETNLTPEDVYWGTLLGLAEMIEAGVTCVADHYFAMDAIVQAVQESGMRALLAWTIFSGADEHEQLSQARQFVEQWHGAEADRIRVWMGPHSPYTCTPSLLRRVAQTARELGVGIHIHLSETAAQVAQSLATHGCSPVSVARNAGLFDVPALAAHVAHVSPEDIATLAAHGVAVAVTPKTEMKLGIGVAPTLAMREAGVTVALGSDGAASNNTYDILESARLLALLEKLRQSDARCMPIGTTLELATGAGARALQWDGIGVLQVGARADLALVQCATAHTQPLHNPAAALLYSSQAADVDTVIVDGRILMHRRTLLTIDKPRVLREVAARIERLTQRQGERRIATYPEAQASR; from the coding sequence ATGTACGATCTTCTTGTTCAACGCGCCGACGTACTTCAGATCGCCAACGGCGTTCCTTCCGTGCTGCCGCAACACGATATTGCGATTACCGATAGACGTATCGTCGCCATCGCTCCCGACATCAGCCCCGGTCTTGCTCGTGAAACTCTGGCCGCTGATGGTCTGCTTGCTATTCCCGGTCTGATCAATAGTCACTCCCACACCGCGATGAGTCTGTTTCGCGGTGTCGCTGAAGATGTTCCCATCGAAGAGTGGTTCAACGGCATTATCTGGCCGCTGGAGACCAATCTCACCCCTGAAGATGTCTATTGGGGCACATTGCTCGGTCTAGCTGAGATGATCGAAGCGGGTGTGACCTGCGTCGCCGATCATTACTTTGCTATGGATGCAATTGTCCAGGCGGTGCAGGAGTCGGGGATGCGTGCACTGCTGGCCTGGACGATCTTTTCGGGGGCTGATGAACACGAACAATTGAGTCAGGCACGTCAGTTTGTCGAGCAGTGGCACGGTGCTGAGGCAGATCGGATTCGGGTCTGGATGGGGCCGCATTCACCGTATACCTGCACACCATCGTTGTTGCGACGGGTGGCCCAGACAGCGCGTGAACTCGGCGTCGGTATTCATATTCACCTTTCCGAAACCGCAGCCCAGGTGGCCCAGAGTCTCGCTACCCACGGCTGTTCACCGGTCTCCGTCGCCCGCAACGCCGGCCTGTTCGACGTACCGGCCCTGGCAGCGCACGTTGCCCACGTGTCACCAGAGGATATTGCGACCCTGGCAGCCCATGGTGTAGCGGTGGCCGTTACTCCGAAAACCGAGATGAAACTGGGCATCGGTGTTGCGCCAACGCTGGCAATGCGCGAAGCGGGGGTCACCGTTGCGCTTGGGAGTGACGGTGCGGCAAGCAATAACACCTACGATATTCTGGAGTCGGCTCGCCTGCTGGCCCTGCTCGAAAAGCTACGCCAGAGTGATGCCCGTTGTATGCCAATCGGAACTACGCTCGAACTGGCTACCGGCGCCGGTGCCCGCGCGTTGCAATGGGACGGGATCGGTGTCTTGCAGGTTGGTGCCCGTGCCGATCTTGCCCTGGTACAATGCGCAACTGCCCATACGCAGCCGCTGCACAACCCGGCAGCAGCGTTGCTCTACAGTTCGCAGGCTGCCGATGTTGATACAGTGATCGTTGATGGTCGCATCCTGATGCACAGGCGTACCCTGCTTACCATCGATAAACCGCGAGTGTTACGCGAGGTGGCTGCGCGGATCGAGCGTCTCACCCAACGCCAGGGCGAACGACGGATTGCGACGTACCCTGAAGCGCAGGCGAGCCGGTAG
- a CDS encoding ferritin-like domain-containing protein: MTAEQTNQGVFSRRSLIKGIAGIGGGLVVASFANLFGIQSASAGHDRKDDPQLILNLAATAETLATTFYYAALTSAQFKLHEEDILYLKLALDAEKYHLDFLVSNGGQALTNQFYVPANLLRDPALFVQVGADAETAFVGAYLAATRRFAELGADRLAGTTAQHACSEAQHLALIRDIGGFAPNNLPLPLPIYYNVSDAVPTLAPFLQGGQGFIGPVTAPTAAQIAAVLGGVKSDPTQPYTRVF, translated from the coding sequence GTGACAGCCGAACAAACAAATCAGGGTGTCTTCTCTCGTCGGAGTCTGATTAAGGGCATTGCCGGTATCGGTGGCGGTCTGGTTGTTGCCAGCTTCGCCAATCTGTTCGGGATTCAATCTGCCTCAGCCGGCCATGATCGCAAAGACGATCCACAGCTTATTCTGAACCTGGCTGCAACAGCCGAGACACTGGCAACCACGTTCTACTACGCTGCGTTAACCTCAGCCCAATTCAAACTGCACGAAGAGGACATTCTCTACCTCAAGCTGGCCCTCGATGCCGAGAAGTACCACCTCGATTTTCTGGTCAGCAACGGTGGTCAGGCTTTGACCAATCAGTTCTATGTTCCGGCCAATTTGCTACGTGACCCGGCCCTCTTCGTTCAGGTCGGAGCAGATGCCGAGACCGCGTTTGTCGGAGCTTACCTTGCAGCCACACGCCGCTTTGCCGAATTGGGTGCTGATCGGCTGGCCGGCACCACGGCCCAGCATGCGTGCAGCGAAGCGCAGCACCTGGCCTTGATCCGTGACATTGGCGGCTTTGCCCCGAACAACCTGCCCTTACCGCTACCGATTTACTACAACGTTTCTGATGCAGTGCCCACGCTGGCACCGTTCTTGCAAGGCGGTCAGGGCTTCATCGGGCCGGTCACCGCACCCACTGCTGCTCAAATTGCGGCCGTTCTCGGTGGTGTGAAGTCCGATCCAACCCAACCCTATACCAGGGTATTCTAA
- the rimO gene encoding 30S ribosomal protein S12 methylthiotransferase RimO yields the protein MKYHIVTLGCPKNAVDSEGMDGLLSTQGHQAVASAEEADVIIVNTCSFIAAARAETLGVLKELAGRKRPGQRLIAAGCMAQSHPHEVAGVQGVDATLGTQQWTQINALVGQLERPVIPLTPGQPVATIPLTTTTNGQPTSYADWRTTQIRRTHQTPSAYLKISDGCNLRCAFCTIPSFKGDMRSKPVGAVLAEAQELVAGGVREIVLVAQHLTDYGRDLGLKDGLATLLAELCQVTPPETWIRLMYAYPHGISERLITTMASYPQICHYLDMPLQHAHPATLRRMRRPPDTDRTLRIIAELRAAMPDIAIRSTFIVGYPGETTAEFHALLEFLQTAQLDRVGAFRYSREPGTPAAELPDQVRPQVIERRWHELMRLQQTISYTRNQRWVGRTIKVLIEGNGTADDGSALSIGRSFRDAPEIDGQVFVWGNYPAGTMIPVQVTQATAYDLWGEALS from the coding sequence ATGAAATATCACATCGTTACGCTGGGATGCCCCAAAAATGCTGTCGATAGCGAGGGAATGGATGGGCTGCTCAGCACACAGGGTCATCAGGCAGTTGCTTCGGCTGAAGAGGCCGATGTTATTATTGTTAACACCTGTAGTTTTATCGCGGCTGCGCGTGCCGAAACCCTTGGTGTCCTGAAAGAACTGGCCGGGCGTAAACGCCCCGGTCAACGGCTCATTGCCGCCGGTTGTATGGCGCAGAGCCATCCACACGAGGTGGCCGGTGTGCAAGGCGTAGACGCAACGCTGGGTACGCAGCAGTGGACGCAGATCAACGCGCTGGTCGGGCAACTGGAACGCCCGGTTATTCCGTTGACGCCAGGGCAACCGGTGGCCACCATTCCACTGACGACGACCACAAACGGCCAGCCGACCTCGTATGCCGATTGGCGCACAACGCAGATTCGGCGCACACACCAGACACCCTCCGCCTACCTCAAAATCTCCGATGGCTGCAACCTGCGCTGCGCCTTCTGCACAATTCCCAGCTTCAAGGGCGATATGCGCTCGAAGCCGGTCGGTGCGGTGCTGGCGGAAGCGCAAGAACTGGTTGCCGGAGGCGTCCGGGAGATTGTGCTGGTTGCGCAGCATCTGACCGACTACGGACGTGATCTTGGTTTGAAAGATGGTCTGGCCACGCTCCTGGCCGAGTTGTGTCAGGTAACGCCCCCAGAGACCTGGATTCGCCTGATGTACGCTTACCCGCACGGTATCAGCGAGCGGCTGATTACCACGATGGCCAGCTACCCTCAAATCTGCCACTACCTCGATATGCCGTTGCAACATGCGCATCCGGCTACGCTGCGGCGGATGCGCCGGCCACCGGACACCGACCGCACCCTGCGGATTATCGCTGAACTACGGGCTGCGATGCCCGATATTGCCATCCGTTCAACATTCATTGTCGGGTATCCCGGCGAAACCACGGCTGAATTCCACGCCCTGCTGGAGTTCTTGCAAACTGCCCAACTCGACCGGGTCGGTGCCTTTCGCTACTCCCGCGAACCAGGAACACCAGCTGCCGAATTGCCCGATCAGGTACGCCCCCAGGTGATCGAGCGGCGCTGGCACGAGCTGATGCGTCTGCAACAAACCATCTCCTATACGCGCAATCAGCGCTGGGTGGGGCGAACGATCAAGGTGTTGATCGAAGGGAATGGCACGGCAGATGATGGCAGTGCGCTGAGTATCGGGCGCTCGTTCCGTGATGCACCTGAGATTGACGGTCAGGTGTTTGTCTGGGGCAACTATCCAGCGGGTACAATGATACCGGTACAGGTTACCCAGGCGACTGCGTACGACTTGTGGGGAGAGGCTCTGTCGTAG
- a CDS encoding histone deacetylase family protein, with amino-acid sequence MRAFYSDTFVLPLPPGHRFPMEKYALLRERVLSEGIVTPERLHVPEPASITELCRAHDANYVERVINGHLTSAEIRRIGFPWSPQMVERSRRSAGATIAACRVALSEGVGVNLAGGTHHAFADAGAGYCVFNDAAVAARAMQSEGRVQRIAIIDCDVHQGDGTAAIFTGDPTVFTFSIHGAHNFPFRKQQSDLDIALPDATGDTAYLDALEWGVRQVFAIARPDLVIYLAGADPYYDDRLGRLSLTKAGLAERDRLVFSYCRAAGVPVAVTMAGGYARQISDTVDIHTHTIATAAGLR; translated from the coding sequence ATGCGCGCCTTTTATTCTGATACGTTTGTCTTGCCACTACCGCCAGGGCACCGTTTTCCGATGGAGAAGTATGCGCTGCTTCGGGAGCGGGTGCTGAGTGAGGGGATTGTAACGCCTGAGCGGTTGCACGTTCCCGAACCGGCCAGTATCACCGAGCTGTGCCGGGCGCATGACGCGAACTACGTTGAGCGGGTCATCAATGGACACTTGACCAGTGCCGAAATTCGGCGCATCGGTTTTCCCTGGTCGCCGCAGATGGTCGAACGCTCGCGGCGTTCGGCAGGGGCAACGATAGCCGCCTGTCGGGTAGCCCTGAGCGAAGGGGTAGGCGTGAATCTGGCCGGTGGTACCCATCATGCCTTCGCCGATGCCGGCGCCGGCTATTGTGTGTTCAACGATGCCGCCGTCGCCGCACGCGCCATGCAGTCCGAAGGACGTGTTCAACGCATTGCCATCATCGATTGCGATGTGCATCAGGGTGATGGCACTGCGGCCATCTTCACGGGTGATCCAACCGTCTTTACCTTTTCGATTCACGGCGCTCACAATTTTCCTTTTCGCAAACAGCAGAGTGACCTGGATATTGCCCTTCCTGATGCTACTGGCGATACGGCCTATCTCGATGCGCTGGAGTGGGGGGTGCGCCAGGTCTTTGCAATTGCCCGCCCTGATCTGGTGATCTATCTGGCCGGTGCCGATCCCTATTACGACGACCGGCTGGGTCGGTTGAGCCTGACCAAAGCCGGTCTGGCCGAGCGCGACCGTCTGGTCTTTAGCTACTGCCGGGCAGCAGGCGTACCGGTTGCGGTGACGATGGCCGGCGGCTATGCCCGTCAGATCAGTGACACTGTTGACATTCACACCCATACCATTGCCACTGCTGCCGGTTTACGGTGA